The DNA window GGGTGTGTACTATGATGTTTCATATACTAAGTTTGTTTGTGGCACCGATTGTTGTAGGTGTCATCTTGTTGTTTATTGAGCGTTACCTAAATACGTACAATGACAAGAAAAAATAACAGTTGTCTTAAATTTAGGCACAAAAAACCCCCCGTTGGTACTGGAGATACCACGGGGGTTTGTGTGTACTATGACACATATACTAAGTGCTAACTAAATTATAACATGCTCGCAAAGTCTATTGATAATTAAAACTTAAACATCATTCTCTTCTAACCAATTTTTGAATGGTAAATAAGGTCCTTCACTTTCTGTCTGCTCATATTTATCTTCAATCCAAGCACCTGTTCTTTCTGGCTCAAATGTGAATTCATATCCTAGAACAGGGTTACCACGCTTATTAGATTTAATTATTTTCACTTTTAAATTTTTAAAATAAGGTTTTAAATCATCTAGAGCATTTTTAATTATACGTTCGTTAATATGACTATTTTTGTAACTGTTAGGTATGCTTAATAACTGTCTGAAATCATCAACGCTATATTGAACCACTCCTTGCATTCTCCATTGTTTTAGCAATCTGAATAAAGTTTTTGAGTAAGTAGAATTGATAGCAGTAAACTCTTTTAATTCAAAGCTGGTCCATTGGCCTATATGCCATTGGTTTAAGATATATTCAAAGTCTTCGTTAACACTCACTTGTAATGTTAAATCTGAAAGATCATCTGTCCATGTAGCCTCAAAATAAGTGAATAGAGGCATTATTTTAAAAGAATTTGAACTAGATTCCTTGTAAGTTAATTTAGCTATTTTATTAGCTAAGTTTTCCATCGTTTTTTCATAGCGTTGATTATGTTCGATTGAATAATTAGCAAGTTCTGCTAAACCATATTTATCAAAGAATATTCTTCTATTTCCTTCATCTCTTAATTTGGTTAATATAGCAAAGAAAAAATTCATTTCTTCACGTGTCCAATCCCGCATTGGAATAGTGTTAACCTCATTTTTATATCTAGTAATTTCTTTCTTCATAAACACACCCCTTTTCATTTGTGTTTATTATATATAGATTTCATTAAAAACACAAGATTAATATAATGTGTTTTTAAACCGACATTTTGTGTTTTTAAACCGACATTTTGTGTTTTTAAACCGACATTTTGTGTTTTTAAACCGACATTTTGTGTTTTTAAAGTCCGAAAAATACAGTCATATCAAGGGTTCTAAGGCTTCCTAAATATATATATAAATATTATATAAATATTATATAAATATTGATGTATGCGCGCGCACGCGTGTGTAGTTAAATTTATATATTATTTACTTAGCTATTAAGAATTATCTTTTAATCAATCTTTAACTCTAAATTAAAGTCTCAGAACGCTTAAAAGATCTTTTAAGCATGAAAAGGTAGTAGAAAAGAAAACAAAGCGTCTAAGAGCCTTTAAATGATTTTTGAAGCTTAATTAAAGACGTTAAATATAGTTGGAAGCTCAAATAAGCCATTCTAAGCACTTCTAATTTATTTTAGGTGTTTTTATACCTAAAAAATTTTTAAGGCTCAAATCAAGCGCTTACACGGCCATTTAAAGAAAAAATAATATATCTTTTCAGAGAGATTTTTCCGTTTCCTGAAAATCCGGATACGGGGTGTGTATTTAATTTTGATATCAAAATTTGAGCTTACAGGAGATATTTTTTAAGAATTAATTTAAAAATGAATAAGTTTTAAGAATGAATTGTTTTTCAAAATTTAGTATCTTTATACTCATTTTTTACTCGAATTTAACACTTCAAATTCAAAATTCTTTAAAAAGATCCTTACGAAAAAGTTAAAATTACTTTCACTTTTTTGAAGAAACAGCCTATTTTTTTGTCTTTTTTTAAAGAGCATAAGGGACAATGATATCACTTTGTTGTGTGTAGCACGCACAAAGTGATAAGTTGGCAGTGCCAACTATTGCCCTTATAGGCTAGAAATGTTGTGTGTCTAGCGCACAGTATTTTAAAAAAATAATATTAAAATAGGCTGTTGTTGTGCGTCTCAAACACAATTTTTTTACTTTTAAAATGTATTATTATATCAACTGTGTGTCAGACACACAGTGTATTTTTTTCCTTTGAGTACGTGATACTCAAAGGTGATATTAGATAGTTTCTATATGAGTATTACATACTCTATCTTTTCTACTGTTTTAGAATAAAAATAATCTAGAAGAG is part of the Nosocomiicoccus ampullae genome and encodes:
- a CDS encoding replication initiation protein, translating into MKKEITRYKNEVNTIPMRDWTREEMNFFFAILTKLRDEGNRRIFFDKYGLAELANYSIEHNQRYEKTMENLANKIAKLTYKESSSNSFKIMPLFTYFEATWTDDLSDLTLQVSVNEDFEYILNQWHIGQWTSFELKEFTAINSTYSKTLFRLLKQWRMQGVVQYSVDDFRQLLSIPNSYKNSHINERIIKNALDDLKPYFKNLKVKIIKSNKRGNPVLGYEFTFEPERTGAWIEDKYEQTESEGPYLPFKNWLEENDV